From a single Rutidosis leptorrhynchoides isolate AG116_Rl617_1_P2 chromosome 5, CSIRO_AGI_Rlap_v1, whole genome shotgun sequence genomic region:
- the LOC139849001 gene encoding uncharacterized protein: protein MYLRVKRGVNAYFGNADSSLEEFGPSGNIKSANGWILHFVVISFDDQSVRAYLPSFLADMSTLDEQTIYDDDPMNTTKAPSARYAGISELDKLDETKLYLGCNFMSAFNFLAKLMHMKVYGKWTNTSFDKLLQLLTTAFPFANIAKSHYEAKNKMSEIGLGYEAIHICKNDCCLFWKENNKKDHCPACKTSRRKNENTKGKKVAHKVLRYFPLNPRLQRLYKSSVTAKDMVWHATGQCKEEGKMRHPVDGTSWKKFNARYPDFASEPRNVRLGLSSDGFDPFGNMNNAYSMSSVVLTTYNLPPRFICGLMESKQRTPLRTVFSVCVPRESSIETETRPPPRRRTNDEILEQLRPFSRKALQREPGKHPEHGGRKGDVMRQLRVIIEKEEKPHPKYSFSTADQSLFCQFIRGIKLLDGYGSNFRTKVVDDDTKISGLKSHDHHLMMKRLLLIGLRAFLDSFISNPLIELCLFFKQLFAQTMKISDMDTAKTQLINILFSLEQIFPLSFFDIMIHLVVHFPEEAI, encoded by the exons ATGTATTTAAGGGTCAAGAGAGGTGTAAAtgcgtatttcgggaacgcggattCTAGCCTTGAAGAATTTGGACCTTCGGGTAACATTAAAAGTGCAAATGGGTGGATATTGCACTTTGTG GTAATTTCATTTGATGATCAAAGCGTGCGTGCTTACTTGCCCTCTTTTCTTGCGGatatgag TACTTTAGATGAACAAACCATATATGACGATGATCCAATGAACACAACTAAAGCACCAAGTGCTAGATACGCTGGTATTagcgaattagataaacttgacgaGACAAAGCTATACCTTGGCTGTAACTTTATGTCAGCGTTTAATTTTTTGGCAAAGTTGATGCACATGAAGGTATATGGTAAATGGACCAATACATCATTTGACAAATTGTTGCAATTGCTTACAACTGCATTTCCTTTCGCTAATATAGCTAAGTCTCACTATGAGGCTAAGAATAAAATGAGTGAGATTGGTTTAGGATACGAAGCAATCCATATTTGTAAGAATGACTGTTGTTTGTTCTGGAAAGAGAACAACAAAAAGGACCATTGTCCTGCATGTAAGACCAGTAGACGGAAAAATGAAAACACGAAGGGGAAGAAAGTTGCTCACAAGGTTTTGCGTTACTTTCCATTGAATCCAAGACTTCAACGTTTATATAAATCAAGTGTAACTGCAAAAGATATGGTTTGGCATGCTACTGGTCAATGTAAGGAAGAAGGTAAAATGCGTCACCCGGTGGATGGTACATCATGGAAAAAATTTAACGCACGATATCCAGATTTTGCAAGCGAACCTAGAAATGTTAGGTTAGGGCTGTCTTCTGATGGTTTTGATCCGTTTGGCAACATGAATAATGCTTATAGTATGTCTTCGGTCGTATTGACAACATACAATTTGCCCCCTAGATTT ATTTGTGGTCTAATGGAGTCGAAACAAAGGACTCCTTTACGAACAGTGTTTTCAGTATGTGTGCCGCG AGAATCATCCATTGAGACAGAGACTAGGCCTCCTCCTCGTAGAAGAACTAATGATGAGATCTTAGAACAACTTAGACCATTTTCTAGAAAAGCGTTGCAACGTGAACCGGGGAAACATCCGGAACATGGGGGAAGAAAAGGAGACGTGATGAGACAGTTGAGG GTAATAATAGAAAAGGAAGAAAAACCTCATCCTAAGTACTCATTTTCAACTGCCGATCAAAGTCTATTTTGTCAATTCATTAGGGGTATTAAATTACTTGATGGCTATGGCTCAAATTTTAGAACTAAAGTCGTTGATGATGATACCAAAATATCAGGGCTCAAGTCTCACGATCATCATTTAATGATGAAACGGTTGCTTCTGATTGGTTTACGAGCTTTCTTAGACTCATTTATTTCAAACCCACTTATTGAGCTTTGTTTATTCTTTAAGCAACTTTTTGCTCAAACCATGAAGATTTCTGACATGGACACCGCCAAAACTCAGCTGATAAACATTTTGTTTTCGCTCGAGCAAATATTTCCTCTGTCATTTTTTGACATAATGATTCATTTGGTTGTGCATTTCCCTGAAGAGGCTATTTAA